One window of the Salvelinus fontinalis isolate EN_2023a chromosome 2, ASM2944872v1, whole genome shotgun sequence genome contains the following:
- the LOC129816991 gene encoding protein sprouty homolog 3-like: MDPLPGHGPPPVRRDVDGLDLQQVPVLSLDQIRSIRANNDYVERPVTLDHASQSGFFYAHDDRYPITHGYPPQGYSHGYPQGYPLPRSQSQQQHAHLAHLSRSSTTSSAMSRISAASDQRLLVGLTPSHSGLASVVRSQPKGELKPETSLGKRLVEGEDLGLHLFICELCGRCKCQECCAPRSLPSCWACGQRCLCSAESAVEYGTCLCCIKGLFYHCSAQDDEDNCADRPCACTSSHACTRWCTMGLLSLCLPCLCCYPPARLCLALCQRAHDRATRPGCRCSNTNTVCRKISTSNPNPGHTPFCSKSLEKPV; encoded by the coding sequence ATGGACCCTCTTCCGGGTCATGGCCCTCCACCAGTCAGGAGGGACGTTGATGGCCTGGACCTCCAGCAGGTGCCTGTCCTCTCCCTGGACCAGATCCGCTCCATCCGCGCCAACAACGACTACGTGGAGCGCCCCGTGACCCTGGACCATGCCTCCCAGTCTGGCTTCTTCTACGCCCACGATGACCGCTACCCCATCACCCACGGATACCCTCCTCAAGGTTACTCTCATGGTTACCCTCAGGGGTACCCTCTCCCCCGGAGCCAGAGCCAGCAGCAACACGCCCACCTTGCCCATCTGAGTCGCTCCAGTACTACCAGTTCAGCCATGTCTCGGATCAGTGCTGCCTCCGACCAGAGACTCCTGGTGGGCCTGACGCCCTCCCACTCTGGCCTGGCCTCGGTGGTGCGCTCCCAGCCTAAAGGAGAACTCAAGCCTGAGACTTCTCTGGGTAAACGcctggtggagggagaggacCTGGGCTTGCACCTGTTTATCTGTGAGCTCTGTGGGAGGTGTAAGTGTCAGGAGTGCTGCGCCCCGCGGAGCCTGCCGTCCTGCTGGGCCTGTGGGCAGCGCTGCCTTTGCTCTGCTGAGAGTGCTGTGGAGTATGGCACCTGTCTGTGCTGCATCAAGGGCCTGTTCTACCACTGCTCCGCTCAGGATGACGAGGACAACTGTGCTGACCGGCCCTGCGCCTGCACATCCTCCCACGCCTGCACCCGCTGGTGCACCATGGGCCTTCTGTCGCTGTgccttccctgtctctgctgctaccCACCTGCCAGGCTGTGCCTCGCCCTGTGCCAGCGGGCCCACGACAGAGCCACCCGCCCCGGCTGCCGCTGCAGCAACACCAACACCGTGTGCCGCAAGATATCCACCTCCAACCCCAACCCTGGGCACACCCCTTTCTGCAGCAAGTCCCTCGAAAAGCCTGTATGA